The following proteins are encoded in a genomic region of Pseudodesulfovibrio mercurii:
- a CDS encoding TIGR00341 family protein, with the protein MATEDRDNPRGAGRGTMFERLYGIVNDYTGGRLIAQLTPERFGTIWRDIVTGSEPAPRYYIMVVVSTLIAEFGLLSNSTAVVIGAMLVAPLMTPIFGISLGLVRGNTRLIRKALKSEVQGVLIAVGMGLLVGGLLVLIDPAIESTPEMLARTKPNLFDLIVALLAGFAGAYAIVDEKISPALPGVAIATAIVPPLANCGLCLAYGLYAGALGSFLLFTANFLSIHLISALLFFRVGMARDYGEETRGVVVKRFGPTFVLFVAIAVTFAFFLFDTLEERKVYNEAYAILSEELSDYAATGIDGLEIHQGRDGMSVLARIYSTGDFDPNQVGRIEARLGQSLDRSVHLVVRAIRTADISARGADVPGLNKALEGTTPSFRMNLLRITEQVVREFLADRVGLDFEKAEYLHLPNGAVVAVSLSGLRGPSGEEIRAMEERIRNDTQFDALRLLIRYTRQDLFDDRGPIRSAWTTWMETTEAQRRADEEGCRLIAEWFQGGDSLLVTRVNGVIEPNGHTFLVEAEGTGEYRRETLAVLRDRVGRQLGTPVTIYVWLNHGVVLTEDGLVPYNTLLDRRLDEIRRNSGKEIRELLDSSR; encoded by the coding sequence ATGGCGACGGAAGATCGGGACAACCCGCGGGGCGCGGGGCGCGGTACGATGTTCGAGCGGCTGTACGGGATCGTCAACGACTACACGGGCGGGCGGCTCATCGCGCAGCTGACCCCGGAGCGGTTCGGGACGATCTGGCGGGACATCGTCACCGGGTCCGAGCCCGCGCCCAGGTACTACATCATGGTGGTGGTCTCGACCCTGATCGCCGAGTTCGGCCTGCTGTCCAACAGCACGGCGGTGGTCATCGGGGCCATGCTCGTGGCCCCGCTGATGACGCCGATCTTCGGCATCTCCCTCGGCCTGGTCCGGGGGAACACCCGGCTCATCCGCAAGGCGCTCAAGTCCGAGGTCCAGGGCGTGCTCATCGCCGTGGGCATGGGGCTGCTGGTGGGCGGCCTGCTGGTCCTCATCGACCCGGCCATCGAGTCCACCCCGGAGATGCTGGCCCGGACCAAGCCCAACCTGTTCGACCTGATCGTGGCCCTGCTGGCGGGCTTTGCCGGGGCCTACGCCATCGTGGACGAGAAGATCAGCCCGGCCCTGCCCGGCGTGGCCATCGCCACGGCCATCGTGCCGCCCCTGGCCAACTGCGGGCTTTGCCTGGCCTACGGGCTGTACGCCGGGGCGCTCGGCTCGTTCCTCCTGTTCACGGCCAACTTCCTGTCCATCCACCTGATCAGCGCGCTGCTGTTCTTCCGGGTGGGCATGGCCAGGGACTACGGCGAGGAGACGCGGGGCGTGGTGGTCAAGCGGTTCGGGCCCACCTTCGTGCTCTTCGTGGCCATCGCCGTGACCTTCGCCTTTTTCTTGTTCGATACCCTTGAGGAGCGCAAGGTCTACAACGAGGCCTACGCCATCCTGTCCGAGGAACTTTCCGACTACGCGGCCACCGGCATCGACGGGTTGGAGATCCACCAGGGCAGGGACGGGATGAGCGTCCTGGCCCGCATCTATTCCACCGGGGATTTCGACCCCAACCAGGTGGGACGCATCGAGGCGCGTCTGGGCCAGAGTCTGGACAGGTCGGTCCATCTGGTGGTCCGGGCCATCAGGACCGCCGACATCTCGGCCAGGGGCGCGGACGTGCCGGGGCTGAACAAGGCCCTGGAGGGGACCACGCCGTCCTTCAGGATGAACCTGCTGCGCATCACAGAGCAGGTGGTCCGTGAGTTCCTGGCCGACCGGGTGGGGCTCGATTTCGAGAAGGCGGAGTACCTGCACCTGCCCAACGGCGCGGTCGTGGCGGTCAGCCTGTCCGGGCTGCGCGGACCGAGCGGGGAGGAGATCCGGGCCATGGAGGAGCGCATCCGGAACGACACGCAGTTCGACGCCCTTCGGCTGCTCATCCGATACACGCGGCAGGACCTGTTCGACGACCGGGGGCCCATCCGTTCGGCCTGGACCACCTGGATGGAGACCACCGAGGCGCAGCGCCGGGCCGACGAGGAGGGGTGCCGACTGATCGCCGAGTGGTTCCAGGGCGGGGACAGCCTGCTCGTGACCCGGGTCAACGGGGTGATCGAACCGAACGGCCACACCTTCCTGGTGGAGGCCGAGGGCACCGGCGAGTACCGCCGGGAGACCCTGGCCGTCCTGCGCGACCGGGTCGGCCGACAGCTCGGCACGCCCGTGACCATCTACGTCTGGCTCAACCACGGCGTGGTCCTGACCGAGGACGGCCTGGTCCCCTACAACACCCTTCTGGACCGCCGCCTGGACGAGATCCGTCGCAATTCCGGCAAGGAGATCCGGGAACTGCTCGACAGCTCCCGCTGA
- a CDS encoding trypsin-like serine peptidase, whose protein sequence is MTGLKISILQGTTSDRKTEYYFDHRHQMVVVGCDAESCDISFPERYRDTGMGNEHIAFRRSLGRYQVDLNMDNHVLIDGETPFEDQEIAGTATVQLGEDVIIEVEVIDERRQPKNNTGRNLQAGEQVQRTNRHLRTLLVFLVLLGAAMLYIGEHQFWLESDIHVSDDNVQRVAARLDAISATLTQVKGQADGIPREVIEGISRSVYLILVRNSGGGEQPAGTAWVIEGNRLVTNAHVAGQLERLKPQEEMIARSPVAPYRSYVIKDAFIHPGYAAFGDLWSGYWPCQKVGDKLSLFKTTTPADVAILYPENPEDLGRPLPLATMEELSAIGPGMPVAFVGYPMEALLPGNNKKPAPVAQQDEIIRVTDFFQTRRDDFPNRLIHHGLPVTGGASGSPMFTAEGKVIGIISSMNVSPGTWARTPNAADVNFGQRIDFLFDLLGPDPDGRVAALKQQWKESLREYLPGYTTSNQEVLDAAKDIFGVDTVKSAWSISSDVLMKNSQGAGAGAEKIHLERPGLYLIRIQSEDTIQGMKIVLSGKKNISAYTPKIDFANYAHYAFVLAGEPGNIGLTYTTSPKGDGQPARSRIDIAYWDAALGNAADALITYVLKKQSPDMNVSVIKKIDKLALDEERNGVFYSGFDIDLEETGHYLFMSVPQQDGELDVAVMNMNNDLLVKDETKNGIGIAIMDNKKAQKVNFIAFSRNKGVVQGMTVYFFTPQQ, encoded by the coding sequence ATGACAGGACTCAAGATCTCCATTCTCCAGGGCACGACGTCGGACCGGAAAACGGAATATTATTTCGACCATCGGCATCAAATGGTGGTCGTCGGCTGCGACGCCGAGAGCTGCGACATCTCGTTTCCGGAGCGATATCGGGACACGGGAATGGGCAATGAGCATATCGCCTTCAGGCGGAGCCTGGGGCGGTACCAGGTCGATCTCAACATGGACAACCATGTCCTGATCGATGGGGAGACGCCCTTCGAGGATCAGGAGATAGCGGGCACGGCGACCGTCCAACTCGGCGAAGACGTCATCATTGAAGTCGAGGTGATCGACGAACGGAGGCAGCCGAAGAACAACACGGGGAGGAACCTGCAGGCGGGGGAGCAGGTGCAGCGGACCAACAGGCATCTCCGAACCCTGCTCGTCTTCCTCGTGTTGCTGGGCGCCGCGATGCTCTATATCGGCGAGCACCAGTTCTGGCTGGAATCGGATATCCACGTCTCGGACGACAACGTGCAGCGCGTGGCCGCGCGCCTGGACGCAATATCCGCAACCCTGACCCAGGTGAAGGGACAGGCCGACGGCATTCCCCGCGAGGTTATCGAGGGGATCAGCCGCTCCGTATATCTGATCCTGGTCCGGAACAGCGGGGGAGGGGAACAGCCCGCAGGCACCGCCTGGGTCATCGAGGGGAACCGGCTTGTGACCAACGCCCATGTGGCCGGTCAGCTCGAACGGCTGAAGCCTCAAGAGGAAATGATCGCCCGCTCGCCCGTCGCCCCGTACAGGAGTTATGTCATCAAGGACGCGTTCATCCATCCGGGATACGCCGCCTTCGGCGACCTGTGGAGCGGGTATTGGCCCTGCCAAAAAGTCGGCGACAAGCTGTCGCTCTTCAAAACCACCACCCCTGCGGACGTCGCCATCCTCTACCCCGAGAACCCGGAAGACCTGGGGCGGCCCCTGCCCCTGGCAACCATGGAGGAGCTTTCCGCCATCGGTCCGGGCATGCCGGTGGCCTTTGTCGGCTACCCGATGGAGGCGCTGTTGCCGGGGAACAACAAGAAACCGGCCCCGGTGGCCCAACAGGACGAGATAATTCGCGTCACCGATTTCTTCCAGACCCGGCGAGACGACTTTCCCAACAGGCTGATCCATCACGGCCTGCCCGTCACCGGCGGCGCTAGCGGAAGCCCGATGTTCACCGCCGAGGGCAAGGTCATCGGGATCATCAGTTCAATGAACGTGTCCCCCGGCACATGGGCCAGGACTCCCAACGCCGCCGACGTGAATTTCGGACAGCGGATCGATTTCCTGTTCGACCTCCTCGGCCCGGATCCGGACGGCAGGGTCGCGGCCCTGAAGCAGCAGTGGAAGGAAAGCCTGCGTGAATATCTGCCGGGCTACACGACATCGAACCAGGAAGTCCTGGACGCAGCGAAAGACATCTTCGGCGTCGATACGGTGAAATCCGCCTGGTCGATATCCAGCGACGTTCTCATGAAAAACAGCCAGGGCGCGGGTGCGGGCGCGGAGAAAATCCATTTGGAGAGACCGGGGCTGTACCTGATACGCATCCAATCCGAAGATACCATCCAGGGCATGAAAATCGTGCTTTCCGGAAAGAAGAACATAAGCGCATACACCCCGAAAATCGACTTCGCCAACTATGCTCACTACGCCTTTGTCCTGGCCGGAGAACCCGGCAATATAGGGTTGACCTACACCACGTCCCCCAAAGGCGACGGGCAACCGGCCCGGTCGCGGATAGACATTGCCTATTGGGACGCCGCCCTGGGCAACGCGGCCGACGCACTCATAACCTACGTCCTTAAAAAGCAAAGTCCCGACATGAATGTCTCCGTGATAAAAAAGATCGACAAGCTGGCACTGGACGAGGAGAGAAACGGCGTCTTTTATTCCGGATTCGACATCGACCTGGAGGAGACAGGGCACTATCTGTTCATGAGCGTACCGCAACAGGACGGGGAGCTCGATGTTGCCGTCATGAACATGAACAACGACCTGCTGGTAAAGGACGAGACGAAGAACGGCATCGGCATCGCCATCATGGACAACAAGAAAGCGCAAAAGGTCAATTTCATCGCATTCAGCCGCAACAAGGGCGTCGTCCAGGGAATGACGGTGTATTTCTTCACGCCGCAACAATAA
- a CDS encoding toll/interleukin-1 receptor domain-containing protein, translating to MSETESHRYSAFISYRHTTKDRKWAEWLLEALETYRIPKALQKAGFPGRVGRVFRDRDELPTDGSLNNQIETALRQSRFLIVICSPDTPQSKWVSREIEIFKELGRGDKILPLLVEGEPDESFPKVLTTSRLVGFEEAEADPPVKDVEPIGADVRPVEGKSEKEIRKDELLRLVAGIIGCGFDDLKQRDKERERKKRQYRIMGGAVTCLLLLAAGLYYWDYNRIKTSYFNNYVNVYGVPKGIGPISDEEAKKRNVAYALSYQRGKLIRMVRQKGAQRAIAYEQSYNVDPWLVGIAEWRYQYGVHGRLDKVSLYDAQGKYKVAHNYEFPTDGDKATIYFRKMSYEGEGIPTTVESTSSLLADSMQNGKSEIFQHIVYFNALGYESRRVFRTISGGAAKDQLGAAGYAYAYDGHGSRVRVRFLDTQQHELILKSGLAEIVCTPSIDGIAETMTFLNEKGEQLLTKFGYAKIVVELDAQRNATGISALGTDGQPILHKEGYARLIRRYDDRGNLIEEAYRGVDGRPVLCDEGYAKVTCAYDDRGNATEYAYQGADGQPILRKNGYARLTRRYDDRGNLVEQAYWGVDGRPILHKDGYAEVSCEYDDRGNFIKEAYRGVDGRPVLCGYGYAKVTCAYDDRGSLPGSGWSARPLR from the coding sequence ATGAGTGAGACGGAAAGCCATAGATACAGTGCGTTCATCAGCTATCGGCACACCACAAAAGACCGGAAATGGGCCGAGTGGCTTTTGGAGGCCCTGGAGACGTACCGTATTCCGAAGGCATTGCAAAAGGCGGGCTTTCCGGGCCGGGTGGGCAGGGTCTTCCGCGATCGAGACGAACTCCCGACGGACGGCAGCCTGAACAATCAGATCGAGACGGCGCTCAGGCAATCCAGATTCCTGATCGTCATCTGCTCTCCGGACACCCCGCAGTCCAAGTGGGTATCCCGGGAAATCGAAATTTTCAAAGAGTTGGGGCGGGGAGACAAGATCCTCCCCCTGCTGGTCGAAGGTGAGCCGGACGAGTCCTTCCCCAAGGTGCTGACCACGAGTCGGCTTGTCGGTTTCGAGGAGGCCGAGGCCGATCCGCCGGTCAAGGATGTCGAACCCATAGGCGCGGATGTCCGGCCGGTGGAGGGCAAAAGCGAAAAGGAGATCAGGAAAGACGAACTGCTGCGGCTGGTGGCCGGGATAATCGGCTGCGGTTTCGATGACCTGAAGCAGCGGGACAAGGAGCGGGAGCGGAAAAAACGCCAGTACCGCATTATGGGGGGCGCAGTGACGTGCCTGCTGCTTCTCGCGGCCGGGCTTTATTATTGGGACTATAATCGCATCAAGACAAGCTACTTTAATAACTACGTCAATGTGTACGGCGTCCCCAAGGGGATAGGGCCAATAAGCGATGAAGAGGCGAAGAAGAGGAATGTCGCCTATGCGCTTTCGTATCAGCGGGGCAAGCTCATACGCATGGTGCGGCAGAAGGGGGCGCAGAGGGCCATAGCCTACGAACAGTCCTACAATGTCGACCCGTGGCTGGTTGGCATCGCCGAATGGCGGTATCAGTATGGAGTTCACGGGAGACTGGATAAGGTCTCCCTGTATGATGCCCAAGGCAAATACAAGGTCGCCCACAATTATGAATTCCCGACCGACGGGGACAAGGCAACCATCTATTTCCGCAAGATGTCCTATGAAGGCGAGGGCATCCCCACGACGGTTGAATCGACCTCGTCCCTGCTCGCCGACTCCATGCAGAACGGCAAGAGTGAAATTTTTCAACACATTGTTTACTTCAACGCGCTTGGTTACGAAAGCAGAAGGGTTTTCCGCACGATCAGCGGGGGGGCCGCCAAAGACCAGCTCGGCGCCGCGGGGTATGCGTATGCGTATGACGGCCACGGCTCACGCGTGCGTGTCCGTTTCCTGGACACGCAACAGCATGAACTCATACTCAAATCCGGTCTCGCCGAGATCGTCTGTACTCCCTCCATTGACGGCATCGCCGAAACGATGACGTTCCTGAACGAAAAGGGCGAGCAGCTATTAACTAAGTTCGGGTATGCGAAAATAGTCGTCGAACTGGACGCTCAGAGAAATGCAACAGGGATAAGCGCTCTGGGGACGGACGGGCAGCCGATTCTCCACAAGGAAGGGTACGCCCGGCTGATCCGACGCTATGACGACCGGGGCAACCTCATCGAGGAAGCCTACCGGGGAGTGGATGGTCGGCCCGTCCTCTGCGATGAGGGCTATGCCAAGGTCACCTGCGCATATGACGACCGAGGCAACGCAACGGAATACGCCTACCAGGGCGCCGACGGTCAACCGATTCTCCGCAAGAACGGCTATGCCCGGCTGACCCGACGCTATGACGACCGGGGCAACCTGGTCGAACAAGCCTATTGGGGGGTGGATGGTCGGCCCATTCTCCACAAGGATGGTTACGCCGAGGTCTCCTGCGAGTACGATGATCGCGGCAACTTCATCAAGGAAGCGTACCGGGGAGTGGATGGGCGGCCGGTCCTTTGCGGTTATGGCTATGCCAAGGTCACCTGCGCATATGACGACCGAGGAAGCCTACCGGGGAGTGGATGGTCGGCCCGTCCTCTGCGATGA